The Streptomyces sp. SS1-1 genome has a segment encoding these proteins:
- a CDS encoding prenyltransferase/squalene oxidase repeat-containing protein has translation MNVRRSAAALAATVVLGAAAPAMAADSPSPSPSASLPEGLYGTTDPTYDGVWRQSLALLAQHTAKVRPAASAVDWLTGQQCANGAFAAYRADTAKACDAKVMVDSNSTAAAVQALTALGGHDDVTGKAVTWLKSVQNKDGGWGYTPGGASDTNSTSVVVGALAAAGEKPAEVTRDGKSPYDALLSLALPCEGDDAGAFAYQPDKKGRLAANADATAAGVIGALGKGLVTSAGEKADATCAKAGSPEQAAANGAAYLTRVLAKDGHLVSALPGADDQPDYGNTADAVVALAAQGGAGAAAKPLKWLEGNAAAWAAQNGPAAYAQLIFAAHATGTDPRAFGGTDLVAKLNATGPAPQKAAAKSADTQEDKDDDSPFGVWWYIGVFLVVGVGIGFLLSHRTKGGRA, from the coding sequence ATGAACGTCCGCCGCAGCGCAGCGGCCCTGGCCGCCACCGTCGTGCTCGGCGCGGCCGCGCCCGCCATGGCCGCCGACTCACCGTCCCCGTCGCCGTCGGCGTCCCTCCCCGAGGGGCTGTACGGCACCACCGACCCGACGTACGACGGGGTCTGGCGCCAGTCCCTCGCGCTGCTCGCCCAGCACACCGCGAAGGTGCGGCCCGCCGCGTCCGCCGTGGACTGGCTGACCGGGCAGCAGTGCGCGAACGGGGCGTTCGCCGCCTACCGCGCCGACACCGCCAAGGCGTGCGACGCCAAGGTGATGGTCGACAGCAACAGCACCGCCGCCGCCGTGCAGGCCCTGACGGCCCTCGGCGGTCACGACGACGTCACCGGCAAGGCCGTCACCTGGCTGAAGTCCGTGCAGAACAAGGACGGCGGCTGGGGCTACACCCCGGGCGGCGCCAGCGACACCAACTCGACGTCGGTCGTCGTCGGCGCGCTGGCCGCCGCCGGCGAGAAGCCGGCCGAGGTGACCAGGGACGGCAAGTCGCCGTACGACGCCCTGCTCTCCCTCGCGCTGCCCTGCGAGGGCGACGACGCGGGCGCGTTCGCCTACCAGCCGGACAAGAAGGGCAGGCTGGCCGCCAACGCCGACGCCACCGCGGCCGGGGTGATCGGCGCGCTCGGCAAGGGGCTCGTCACGAGCGCCGGCGAGAAGGCCGACGCCACCTGCGCGAAGGCCGGCTCCCCCGAGCAGGCCGCCGCCAACGGCGCCGCCTATCTGACGCGGGTCCTCGCGAAGGACGGGCACCTGGTCTCCGCTCTGCCCGGCGCCGACGACCAGCCGGACTACGGCAACACGGCCGACGCGGTCGTCGCGCTCGCCGCGCAGGGCGGGGCCGGGGCCGCCGCGAAGCCCCTGAAGTGGCTGGAGGGCAACGCCGCCGCGTGGGCCGCGCAGAACGGCCCCGCCGCCTACGCCCAGCTGATCTTCGCCGCGCACGCCACCGGCACCGACCCGCGCGCCTTCGGCGGCACCGACCTGGTCGCGAAGCTGAACGCGACCGGCCCGGCCCCGCAGAAGGCGGCCGCGAAGAGCGCGGACACCCAGGAGGACAAGGACGACGACAGCCCGTTCGGCGTCTGGTGGTACATCGGTGTCTTCCTCGTCGTCGGCGTCGGCATCGGCTTCCTGCTGAGCCACCGCACCAAGGGCGGGCGGGCGTGA
- a CDS encoding SCO2322 family protein translates to MIRRALAVLLAALVLTAGAAQAAQAAGYRYWSFWDRDGDSWSYATLGPSLSRPDDGDVQGFRFAVSEDSKDATRPRGAAEFSVICARTPARDGKKRVALVLDFGTAADAPSGERPPARRTVCARVDPDATTADALAAVAGPLRYDSNALLCAIDGYPRKGCGEQVAQGEKPAGTGSTAATEPDDDPEGGASVGLVAGVAAVVVLASAAVWQARRRRG, encoded by the coding sequence GTGATCCGGCGCGCCCTCGCGGTCCTGCTGGCCGCGCTGGTCCTCACGGCCGGCGCGGCCCAGGCCGCCCAGGCCGCCGGGTACCGCTACTGGTCGTTCTGGGACCGTGACGGCGACTCCTGGTCGTACGCCACCCTCGGCCCCTCGCTGTCCCGCCCCGACGACGGCGATGTCCAGGGGTTCCGCTTCGCCGTGAGCGAGGACTCGAAGGACGCCACGCGGCCCCGGGGCGCGGCCGAGTTCTCGGTGATCTGCGCCCGTACGCCCGCGCGGGACGGCAAGAAGCGCGTCGCGCTCGTCCTGGACTTCGGTACGGCCGCCGACGCCCCGTCGGGCGAGCGGCCGCCTGCCCGGCGCACCGTCTGCGCGCGGGTCGACCCGGACGCCACGACCGCGGACGCCCTGGCGGCCGTCGCCGGTCCGCTGCGGTACGACTCCAACGCCCTGCTGTGCGCGATCGACGGCTACCCGCGCAAGGGCTGCGGGGAGCAGGTCGCGCAGGGCGAGAAGCCGGCGGGCACCGGGAGCACGGCGGCCACCGAGCCGGACGACGACCCGGAGGGCGGTGCGTCGGTCGGTCTCGTCGCCGGTGTGGCGGCGGTCGTGGTCCTCGCGAGCGCGGCCGTCTGGCAGGCACGACGGCGGCGCGGCTGA
- a CDS encoding energy-coupling factor transporter transmembrane component T codes for MAGGRGGTRSGGGPEGAVAPSPAVPDAGRAVRDPLHPGAWWVWALALGTAATRTTNPLLLALLTATSAYVVASCRPDAPWARSYGAFVKLALAVLVIRLFFAVALGSPIPGTHVLVTLPEVALPDWAQGIRLGGRVTAETLVRALYEGLKLATLLICVGAANSLANPARLLKSLPGALYEMGVAVVVALTYAPHLIADMQRLRAARRLRGRPDRGLRGLVQVGLPVLEGALERSVALAAAMDARGYGRTADVPVRVRRTTAALTLGGLLGVCAGTYGLLTAAGGTYGLPVLLAGLAAALAGLRLGGRRSPRTRYRPDRWGPRAWLVAGSGAAVAALLTLAASREPGALNPGVVPLVAPALPLWPAAAVLIGLLPAFVSPAPRKPAPRKPAPRGAAAREESS; via the coding sequence ATGGCAGGGGGGCGCGGCGGTACGCGGAGCGGGGGTGGCCCGGAGGGGGCGGTCGCCCCCTCCCCGGCCGTGCCCGACGCTGGGCGGGCCGTTCGCGACCCCCTGCACCCCGGCGCCTGGTGGGTGTGGGCGCTGGCGCTGGGCACCGCGGCGACCCGCACCACCAATCCGCTGCTGCTCGCCCTGCTCACCGCGACGTCCGCCTATGTGGTGGCGAGCTGCCGCCCGGACGCCCCCTGGGCCCGTTCCTACGGCGCCTTCGTCAAGCTCGCCCTCGCCGTCCTCGTGATCCGGCTGTTCTTCGCGGTGGCCCTCGGCTCCCCCATCCCCGGCACCCATGTGCTCGTCACCCTGCCCGAGGTGGCCCTGCCCGACTGGGCGCAGGGCATCCGGCTGGGCGGCCGGGTCACCGCCGAGACCCTGGTCAGGGCCCTGTACGAGGGTCTGAAGCTGGCCACGCTGCTCATCTGCGTGGGCGCGGCGAACTCCCTCGCCAACCCGGCGCGGCTGCTGAAGTCCCTGCCGGGCGCCCTGTACGAGATGGGGGTCGCGGTGGTCGTGGCCCTGACGTACGCCCCTCATCTGATCGCCGACATGCAGCGTCTGCGGGCCGCCCGGCGGCTGCGCGGGCGGCCCGACCGGGGGCTGCGCGGCCTGGTCCAGGTCGGGTTGCCGGTGCTGGAGGGCGCGCTGGAGCGTTCGGTCGCGCTGGCCGCCGCGATGGACGCGCGCGGCTACGGCCGCACCGCCGACGTCCCCGTCCGGGTGCGGCGTACGACCGCCGCGCTCACCCTGGGCGGGCTGCTCGGCGTGTGCGCGGGCACGTACGGGCTGCTGACCGCGGCGGGCGGCACCTACGGGCTGCCGGTGCTGCTGGCCGGTCTGGCGGCGGCGCTGGCGGGGCTGCGGCTGGGCGGGCGCCGCTCCCCGCGCACCCGGTACCGGCCCGACCGCTGGGGGCCGCGCGCCTGGCTGGTCGCCGGGTCCGGCGCGGCCGTCGCCGCTCTGCTGACCCTGGCGGCGAGCCGTGAGCCGGGGGCCCTGAACCCGGGTGTGGTGCCGCTGGTGGCGCCCGCCCTTCCGCTGTGGCCGGCGGCGGCCGTCCTGATCGGGCTGCTCCCGGCGTTCGTCAGCCCCGCACCGAGGAAGCCCGCACCGAGGAAGCCGGCGCCGCGCGGTGCCGCCGCCCGCGAGGAGTCGTCGTGA